From the Mycobacterium noviomagense genome, the window CAGCTCAAACCCGACCTGGTGATCATGGACGTGAAGATGCCGCGCCGCGACGGCATCGACGCCGCATCGGAGATTGCCAGCAAACGGATCGCGCCGATCGTCGTGCTGACCGCGTTCAGCCAGCGCGACCTGGTCGAGCGAGCCCGCGACGCCGGTGCCATGGCGTATCTGGTGAAGCCGTTTTCGGTGACCGACCTCATTCCGGCGATCGAACTGGCCGTCAGCCGGTTCAGCGAGATCACCGCATTAGAGCGCGAAGTGGCGACGCTGTCCGACCGGTTGGAGACCCGCAAGCTGGTCGAACGGGCTAAAGGTCTTCTGCAGACCAAGCAGGGCATGACCGAGCCGGAAGCGTTCAAATGGATCCAGCGTGCGGCCATGGACCGGCGCACCACGATGAAACACGTTGCCGAAGTGGTGCTGGAAACGCTGGACACCCCGCGCGAGCAGACGTAAAAGCCACCAAAACACCGGCGTGTCGGGGGCCTTTACGTCTGCTCGGCCTTACTTGGCGACGATTACCGATGAGCCGTGGCCGAAGAGGCCCTGGTTGGCGGTGATCCCGACCGTGGCGCCCTCGACCTGCCGTCCGGTGGCCTGGCCGCGCAGCTGCCAGCTGAGCTCGCAGACCTGCGCGATGGCCTGCGCCGGAATTGCCTCACCGAAGCACGCCAGCCCACCCGACGGGTTGACCGGGATCTTGCCGCCGATCGTCGTCGCGCCGCTGCGCAGCAGCGCCTCGGCTTCGCCCTTGGCGCACAAGCCCAGATGCTCGTACCAATCGAGTTCCAAAGCGGTGGACAGGTCGTAGACCTCGGCCAGGCTCAGATCTTCGGGCCCGATACCGGCTTCTTCGTATGCGGCATCGAGGATTTGATCCTTGAACACCCGCTCCGGCGCCGCTACTACTGCAGTGGAATCCGTTGCGATATCAGGTAATTCGGGCAGATGTTGGGGATAACGCGGGGTCACCGTGCTGACCGCGCGCACCGACGGCACACCGTCAAGCGAGCCGAGGTGCTCGCGGGCGAACGTCGCGCTGGCCACCACCAGCGCCGCCGCCCCGTCGGAGGTGGCGCAGATGTCCAGCAGCCGCAACGGGTCGGCCACCACGGGGCTGGCCAGAATGTCCTCAAGAGCTACCTCTTTGCGGT encodes:
- a CDS encoding ANTAR domain-containing response regulator, which encodes MTGSTTEVDAVSARRVLIAEDEALIRMDLAEMLREEGYDIVGEAGDGQEAVELAEQLKPDLVIMDVKMPRRDGIDAASEIASKRIAPIVVLTAFSQRDLVERARDAGAMAYLVKPFSVTDLIPAIELAVSRFSEITALEREVATLSDRLETRKLVERAKGLLQTKQGMTEPEAFKWIQRAAMDRRTTMKHVAEVVLETLDTPREQT
- a CDS encoding lipid-transfer protein; the protein is MSTPEPVYILGAGMHPWGKWGHDFTEYGVVAARAALGEAGLDWRQIQLVAGADTIRNGYPGFVAGATFAQKLGWNGVPVSSSYAACASGSQALQSARAQILAGFCDVALVIGADTTPKGFFAPVGGERKNDPDWQRFHLIGATNPVYFALLARRRMDLYGATVEDFAQVKVKNARHGLQNPNARYRKEVALEDILASPVVADPLRLLDICATSDGAAALVVASATFAREHLGSLDGVPSVRAVSTVTPRYPQHLPELPDIATDSTAVVAAPERVFKDQILDAAYEEAGIGPEDLSLAEVYDLSTALELDWYEHLGLCAKGEAEALLRSGATTIGGKIPVNPSGGLACFGEAIPAQAIAQVCELSWQLRGQATGRQVEGATVGITANQGLFGHGSSVIVAK